CGGACTGCTCCGCCAGGTATTGCGTTCTGACGGTGACAGCGAAATCGTAGGCGGGCATCGAGGTTCCTTGCGTGATCGTGGACTCGGCCGCTGCGCCATTCGCAGGGGCCGGCGCGCCATGTGGCGCAAATAACAATCATACCGCCTGTGGCCGCCAAGCGCCGACGCGCCATGGCAGCGTCGCCGCTGGAGGCCGCGGCACGACCGGCGTAGAATAGCGGATTCCCATCAAAACACGCACCGTCGCCCCATGACCACCTACCGCATCGCTCCCAGCATCCTGTCCGCCGATTTCGCCCGCCTGGGCGAAGAAGTGCGCAATGTCGTTGCCGCCGGCGCCGACATCATCCACTTCGACGTGATGGACAACCATTATGTCCCGAACCTGACCATCGGCCCGCTCGTCTGCCAGGCGATCCGCCCGCACGTGGACGTGCCAATCGACGTGCACCTGATGGTCAAGCCGGTCGACCGCATCATTCCCGATTTCGCCAAGGCCGGCGCCAACATCATCACCTTCCACCCGGAAGCATCGGAACACATCGACCGCACGCTGCAGCTGATCCGCGATCACGGTTGCAAGGCGGGCCTGGTCTTCAATCCGGGCACGCCGATGCACTACCTCGAGCACGTGATGGACAAGATCGACATGATTCTGATCATGTCGGTCAATCCGGGCTTCGGCGGCCAGTCGTTCATCCCCGAAGCACTCAAGAAAATCGCCATCGCGCGCCGCCTGATCGACGAATCGGGCCGCGACATCCTGCTCGAAGTCGACGGCGGCATCAAGGCCGAGAACATCGCCGCAGCTGCAGCCGCTGGCGCCGACACGTTCGTGGCCGGCTCGGCCATCTTCGGCAAGCCTGACTACAAAGCCGTGATCGACGCCATGCGCGCCGAACTGGCCACGGTCGCGCGCTGATGCGGGCCGGCGCAGCAGGTATCCGGGCCGTCATCATCGACCTCGATGGCACCATGCTCGACACGGTGCCCGACTTCGAGGCGGCGCTGAACGGCATGCGCCACGACCTCGGCCTGGCGCCCATCAGCCAGGCCATCATCAAGCCGCTGGTCGGCAAGGGCTCCGAAAAACTGGTGCGCGACGCGCTGCTGCTCGACTGGGATGCCGCGCGGGTCGATGCGGCGTACACCGACGCGATGGCCGGCTACCAGCGGCACTACCTGGCCATCAATGGCGACCGCAGCACGCTGTATGACGGTGTGCTGGACGGCCTGGCGGCGATGCAGGCGCTGGGCCTGCGTCTGGTGTGCGTGACCAACAAGCCAATTGCATTCGCACTGCCGCTGCTGGCCCAGAAAGGCCTCGCGCCGTATTTCGAGCACGTGTTCGGCGGCGACTCGTTCGCCAAGAAGAAACCAGACGCCATGCCGATGCTGGGCGCCTGCGCGGCGCTGGATATTCCGCCAGCGCAGGTGGTGGCGATTGGCGACTCGTCGAACGATGCCGAAAGCGCCCGCGCCGCCGGCTGTTTCGTACTCACGGTCCCGTACGGCTACAACCACGGCCGTCCTGTACAAGAAATTCAATCCGATGGTATAGTGGATTCGCTGCTGGATGCAGCACGCCGCATCGGCGCGCACAATGCAACGGCCAGCCTAACCAACTAACTTCTCTCACCATGTTTTTCACCAAAAAACTCACTGTCAACCAAACCGGCGCCCCTGAGGCCTGGGTCTGGCGACGCTGGCAATCTTGGGCTGACTAAGCCGTACCGATTGCTGCCGGGTGTGCGTGCGACTGCACGCCACCGGCGGGTTTTTTGAAGCACACCACCGCCCTCTTCCCCCGTGGCGGTCCGGAGAAAACATGACCGAACTCGAATTCAAGTCCCTGGCAAACCAGGGCTACAACCGCATCCCCCTGATCGCGGAAGCCTTCGCCGACCTCGAAACGCCGCTGACGCTGTACCTCAAGCTGGCGCAATCGCAGAACACCGGCAAGAACACCTTCCTGCTCGAATCGGTGGTGGGCGGCGAACGCTTTGGCCGCTACTCGTTCATCGGCCTGCCGGCCCACACGCTGCTGCGCACGACCGGCAACCTGACTGAGATCGTGAAAAACGGCGAAGTCATCGAATCGCACGAAGGCAATCCGCTCGACTTCATCGAGCAATTCCAAGCCCGCTTCAAGGTGGCGCTGCGCCCTGGCCTGCCGCGTTTTTGCGGCGGCCTGGCCGGCTACTTCGGCTACGACACGGTGCGCCACATCGAGCACAAGCTGGCCGCGACCACCCCGCGCGATGAACTGGGCCTGCCCGACATCCAGCTGATGGTGACCGAAGAACTGGCGGTGATCGACAACCTGTCGGGCAAGCTGTACCTGATCGTGTACGCCGAACCGGGTCAGCCCGAAGCGTATTCGCGCGGCCGCCAGCGCCTGAAAGACCTGCGCATGATGCTGCGCCGGAGTGTCGATGCGCCGGTCACGTCGGCCTCGGTGCGGACCGAATCGGTGCGCGACTTCAGCAAAGAGGATTACCTGAAGGCCGTCGCCAAAGCCCACGAATACGTGATGGCCGGTGACCTGATGCAGGTGCAGATCGGCCAGCGCATCCGCAAGCCGTATGTCGATTCGCCGCTGTCGCTGTATCGCTCGCTGCGTTCGCTGAACCCGTCGCCGTACATGTACTACTACAACTTCGGCGACATGCAGATCGTCGGCTCGTCGCCCGAAATTTTGGTGCGCAACGAGACGCTGCCCGAGGGCGGCCGCAAGGTCACGCTGCGCCCGATCGCCGGCACGCGCGGACGCGGCGCCACGCCGGAACGCGACGCCGCGCTGGCCGCCGAACTGCTGGCCGATCCGAAGGAAGTGGCCGAACACGTGATGCTGATCGACCTGGCGCGCAACGATATCGGCCGCATCGCCGATACCGGCAGCGTCAAGGTCACCGACCGCATGGTCATCGAAAAATACTCGCACGTGCAGCACATCGTCTCGAACGTCGAGGGCAAGCTGAAAGACGGCATGTCGAACCTGGACGTGCTGCGCGCGACCTTCCCGGCCGGCACCCTGACCGGCGCGCCGAAGGTGCGGGCGATGGAAGTGATTGATGAACTCGAGCCCGTGAAGCGCGGCATCTACGGCGGCGCCTGCGGCTACCTGAGCTTTGGCGGCGAGATGGACGTGGCGATCGCGATCCGCACCGGCGTGATCAAGGACGGCAACCTGTACGTGCAGGCCGCCGCCGGCATCGTCGCCGATTCGATCCCCGAGATGGAATGGCAAGAGACCGAACACAAGGCGCGCGCCGTACTGCGCGCGGCCGAGCAAGTGCAAGATGGCCTGGATGGAGAGTTCTGACATGCTGCTCATGATCGACAACTACGACTCGTTCACCTACAACATCGTGCAGTATTTCGGCGAACTGGGTGAAGACGTGCGCACCGTGCGCAACGATGAAATCACGCTCGAAGAGATCGCGGCCATGAAGCCCGACCGCATCTGCATCTCGCCGGGCCCGAAGGCGCCAAAGGATGCCGGCATCTCGCTCGACGTGCTGCGCGAATTCGGCGGCAAGCTGCCAATCCTGGGCGTGTGCCTCGGCCACCAGGCCATCGGCGAAGCATTTGGCGGCAAGGTCATTCGCGCCAAGCAGGTCATGCACGGAAAAACGTCGACCATCGCGCACATCGGCGAAGGCGTGTTCCAGGACCTGCCGAGCCCCTACACCGTGATCCGCTACCATTCGCTGGCGATCGAGCGCGCTTCACTGCCGGCCTGTCTCGAAGTAACGGCATGGACCGACGACGGCGAGATCATGGGCGTGCGCCACAAGACGTTCGACATCGAGGGCGTGCAGTTCCACCCCGAGTCGATCCTGTCCGAGCACGGCCACGCGCTGCTGAAGAACTTCCTGACGCGCTGATGCGCCCATGCATGCGCGCCGCATCCGGCGGCGCCATGCCCAAACCACGTTTGCACACTGGACCCATCATGGCGATCACCCCACAAGAAGCGCTGCTGCGCTGTATCGAACACCGCGAAATCTTCCACGACGAGATGCTGTCGCTGTTCCGCCAGATCATGTCGGGCACGATGTCGCCGACCATGGTCGCGGCGCTGACCGTCGGCCTGCGCGTTAAAAAAGAAACCATCGGCGAAATCACCGCCGCCGCGCAAGTGATGCGCGAGTTCTCGACCAAGGTGCCGATGGCCGACACCACCGGCCTGCTCGACATCGTCGGCACCGGCGGCGATGGCGCCAACACCTTCAATATCTCCAGCGCGGCGATGTTCGTCGCTGCTGCTGCCGGTGCGCGTGTGGCCAAGCACGGCGGCCGCAGCGTCTCGTCGTCGTCCGGCAGCGCCGACCTGATCGAAGCATTCGGCGCCCACATCGACCTGACGCCCGAGCAGATCGCACAATCGATCGCGCAGACCGGCATCGGCTTCATGTTCGCACCGAACCACCACGCGGCGATGAAGCACGTGGCGCCGGTGCGGCGCGAGCTGGGCGTGCGCAGCATCTTCAATATCCTGGGCCCGCTGACCAATCCAGCCGGCGCGCCAAACATCCTGATGGGCGTATTCCACCCCGACCTGGTCGGCATCCAGGTGCGCGTGCTGCAGCGCCTCGGCGCCCAGCATGCGGTCGTGGTCTGGGGCCGCGACAATATG
This window of the Oxalobacteraceae sp. CFBP 8761 genome carries:
- the rpe gene encoding ribulose-phosphate 3-epimerase: MTTYRIAPSILSADFARLGEEVRNVVAAGADIIHFDVMDNHYVPNLTIGPLVCQAIRPHVDVPIDVHLMVKPVDRIIPDFAKAGANIITFHPEASEHIDRTLQLIRDHGCKAGLVFNPGTPMHYLEHVMDKIDMILIMSVNPGFGGQSFIPEALKKIAIARRLIDESGRDILLEVDGGIKAENIAAAAAAGADTFVAGSAIFGKPDYKAVIDAMRAELATVAR
- the gph gene encoding phosphoglycolate phosphatase (PGP is an essential enzyme in the glycolate salvage pathway in higher organisms (photorespiration in plants). Phosphoglycolate results from the oxidase activity of RubisCO in the Calvin cycle when concentrations of carbon dioxide are low relative to oxygen. This enzyme is a member of the Haloacid Dehalogenase (HAD) superfamily of aspartate-nucleophile hydrolase enzymes (PF00702).) codes for the protein MRAGAAGIRAVIIDLDGTMLDTVPDFEAALNGMRHDLGLAPISQAIIKPLVGKGSEKLVRDALLLDWDAARVDAAYTDAMAGYQRHYLAINGDRSTLYDGVLDGLAAMQALGLRLVCVTNKPIAFALPLLAQKGLAPYFEHVFGGDSFAKKKPDAMPMLGACAALDIPPAQVVAIGDSSNDAESARAAGCFVLTVPYGYNHGRPVQEIQSDGIVDSLLDAARRIGAHNATASLTN
- a CDS encoding anthranilate synthase component I — translated: MTELEFKSLANQGYNRIPLIAEAFADLETPLTLYLKLAQSQNTGKNTFLLESVVGGERFGRYSFIGLPAHTLLRTTGNLTEIVKNGEVIESHEGNPLDFIEQFQARFKVALRPGLPRFCGGLAGYFGYDTVRHIEHKLAATTPRDELGLPDIQLMVTEELAVIDNLSGKLYLIVYAEPGQPEAYSRGRQRLKDLRMMLRRSVDAPVTSASVRTESVRDFSKEDYLKAVAKAHEYVMAGDLMQVQIGQRIRKPYVDSPLSLYRSLRSLNPSPYMYYYNFGDMQIVGSSPEILVRNETLPEGGRKVTLRPIAGTRGRGATPERDAALAAELLADPKEVAEHVMLIDLARNDIGRIADTGSVKVTDRMVIEKYSHVQHIVSNVEGKLKDGMSNLDVLRATFPAGTLTGAPKVRAMEVIDELEPVKRGIYGGACGYLSFGGEMDVAIAIRTGVIKDGNLYVQAAAGIVADSIPEMEWQETEHKARAVLRAAEQVQDGLDGEF
- a CDS encoding aminodeoxychorismate/anthranilate synthase component II; its protein translation is MLLMIDNYDSFTYNIVQYFGELGEDVRTVRNDEITLEEIAAMKPDRICISPGPKAPKDAGISLDVLREFGGKLPILGVCLGHQAIGEAFGGKVIRAKQVMHGKTSTIAHIGEGVFQDLPSPYTVIRYHSLAIERASLPACLEVTAWTDDGEIMGVRHKTFDIEGVQFHPESILSEHGHALLKNFLTR
- the trpD gene encoding anthranilate phosphoribosyltransferase; its protein translation is MAITPQEALLRCIEHREIFHDEMLSLFRQIMSGTMSPTMVAALTVGLRVKKETIGEITAAAQVMREFSTKVPMADTTGLLDIVGTGGDGANTFNISSAAMFVAAAAGARVAKHGGRSVSSSSGSADLIEAFGAHIDLTPEQIAQSIAQTGIGFMFAPNHHAAMKHVAPVRRELGVRSIFNILGPLTNPAGAPNILMGVFHPDLVGIQVRVLQRLGAQHAVVVWGRDNMDEVSLGAGTIVGELVNGEIREYEIHPEDFGLQMVSSRNLKVANAEESKERVLEALRGEPGPAHDIVALNAGTALYAAGVADSIGAGLEQARAAIASGAAVAKLEQFVQVTRQLGAAN